CATCGGGCCCTCCCCCAGCCGCTAGCGGCACGCGCCGTAGAACACGCGCGACACGGAGCCGTAAAACTCGTTGACGTCGTTCGTAAGCAGGATGACGTCAGCCGGAGCGCGGCGCACGACGAGCCGCTCGACGAGTAGGTCGTCGGCCAGAGCCACGCCGTCGGCGAACACGCAGCGATCGATGGAGCGCGCATCTGTCACGTCGAGCTCGACGACGTCCGACGCCGACGTGAGGAACGCGCGCGCCGTGATGGTGTGCGGGGCGATCGGCACGCACACCATGCCCTTGAACTCCGGCGTCACGATGGGGCCGCCGGCCGACAGCGCGTAGCCGGTCGACCCGGTGGCGCTGGCCACGACGAAGCCGTCGCCGCGCAGATCATCGATGGCGCGACCGTTCACCTTGACGTCGAACTCCACGATCTTGCCCGAGCCCCCGCGCGACAGCACGACCTCGTTGAGCGCGAACGCCTGGCGCTGCACGAGCCTGCCGCCTGCATCCGCACCGCTCAGCTCGGCGACGAGGGCCGCGCGGCGCGAGGGGTGCAGCTCGCCCGCCAACGCCTGGCCCACGATGCCGCACACGTCCAGCTCGCCCTGGTCGCACGTCAGAAAGCCGAGGTGACCGTAGGAAAGGCCGAGAATCGGAACCTCGGACGTACCAACGAGGCGCGCCGCGCGCAACAGCGTGCCGTCGCCGCCGAGCGAGACGACGAGCTCGACGCCCTCGAGCGCCTCGCCCGCGTCATCAGAGCCGAACGATGGTGCCCACGCGACGTCGACAAGCTGGTCGTCGAGCCAGTCCGCCAGGCGACGGGCGTCTGCCATGGACTCGGGATAGAGGTCGTTGGGAACGAGCATGACCTTACGCATCGATCACGAACCTTTCAGCTATGCCTGGGCGCGCAACGCGCCCGAATCGCTGGCGCTCCCCCACGCCTGCGCGACGAGGGCGTCGACGTCGACGGGCAGGGCGGAAACGCCCTGGCGCGCGTAGAGGAAGAACTCGATGTTGCCTTTGGCGCCGTGGATCGGCGAGACGCCCAGGGCCTGCACGGAAAGCGTGCTGCGATCGAACGTCGCGAGCGTGTCGCGCAGGACGCGGGCGTGCACGGCGGGGTCGCGAACGACGCCGCCCTCGTCCACCTCGTCGCGCGCCGCCTCGAACTGCGGCTTGACGAGCGTGCACAGCGCACCCTGCGGGCCAAGCAGGGCACACACGCTGTCGAGGATGCGCGCGACGGACGTGAACGAGACGTCGGCAACCGCAAGGTCGAACGGAGCGCCGAGCAGGGCGGGATCGGCGTCACAGATGTTCGTGTCCTCAAAGAGGCTGACACGCTCATCAGTGCGAAGCGACCAGGCGAACTGGGCGCGACCCACGTCGACGGCCGCGACGCGGCGGGCTCCGCGCTTGAGCAGACAGTCCGTAAAGCCGCCCGTCGAGCAGCCCACATCGAGGCAGGAGAGGTCCGTCGGGTCGAGGCCGAACGCGTCGAGTGCGCCCTCGAGCTTGAGGCCACCGCGCGATACGTAGCGGCTCGCGGCACGCACGTGCAGCTCGCAGCCCGGCCTCACCTGAGCGCCCGGGCTTGTGAGCCGCTCACCGCGCGAGGAGACCTCGCCGGCGAGCACGGCGCGCATCGCCTCGTCGCGCGTGCGGAACAGACCTTGCGCCACCAGCTCGTCATCGAGCCGGCGCCGCGTGCGCGCCCCCGCCATTCGACCGCCCCCTACGCCCTCGCCGCGCGCAGGCGCGTCTCGATGCTCTTGGCCACACCCTCGGCGTCCAGCCCCAGGTCGGCGAGCAGCTCGTCGACGGAGCCGTGTGGCACAAACGCGTCGGGAAGGCCGAGGCGCAGCACGGGAGCTGACAACCCCTCGTCAGCCATGTCCTCGAGCACGGCGGCGCCGAAGCCGCCGGCAAGCACGTTATCCTCGAGCGTCACGACGAGGTCGCAGCCGCACGCGTCACGCACGGCGGAGCGGTCGAGCGGCTTGACCCAGCGCATGTCGACGACGCCGCAATCGATGCCGCATGCCACCAGCAGCTCGGCGGCCTCCAGCGCCGTCCACGCCATCTTGCCGACAGCCAGGATGCACGCGTCTCTGCCCTCGCGCAGCACGCGGGCACTCTCAGGCAGCCCCTCACCGGCAGCGGGCATGGGAACGCCGCGGGCAGAGCCGCGCGGGTAGCGCACCGCGACGGGCCCGCCAAGGCGCAGCGCC
This genomic window from Coriobacteriia bacterium contains:
- a CDS encoding NAD(+)/NADH kinase, with product MRKVMLVPNDLYPESMADARRLADWLDDQLVDVAWAPSFGSDDAGEALEGVELVVSLGGDGTLLRAARLVGTSEVPILGLSYGHLGFLTCDQGELDVCGIVGQALAGELHPSRRAALVAELSGADAGGRLVQRQAFALNEVVLSRGGSGKIVEFDVKVNGRAIDDLRGDGFVVASATGSTGYALSAGGPIVTPEFKGMVCVPIAPHTITARAFLTSASDVVELDVTDARSIDRCVFADGVALADDLLVERLVVRRAPADVILLTNDVNEFYGSVSRVFYGACR
- a CDS encoding TlyA family RNA methyltransferase, which encodes MAGARTRRRLDDELVAQGLFRTRDEAMRAVLAGEVSSRGERLTSPGAQVRPGCELHVRAASRYVSRGGLKLEGALDAFGLDPTDLSCLDVGCSTGGFTDCLLKRGARRVAAVDVGRAQFAWSLRTDERVSLFEDTNICDADPALLGAPFDLAVADVSFTSVARILDSVCALLGPQGALCTLVKPQFEAARDEVDEGGVVRDPAVHARVLRDTLATFDRSTLSVQALGVSPIHGAKGNIEFFLYARQGVSALPVDVDALVAQAWGSASDSGALRAQA